Proteins from a single region of Macaca fascicularis isolate 582-1 chromosome 5, T2T-MFA8v1.1:
- the CFAP99 gene encoding cilia- and flagella-associated protein 99 isoform X1, with product MAYYGKCIETVIEKLDKFTPKRDNPEQFLEAVALSLQALSPQTQSFVLEVLSGCLEYRKLLTIVVDAFYVEDGRLCLRVDRSRFMVICYLATFLLEELGFQLFCNIIKSQPVDKMCKFLRFFFNPLHLCSWIKDEWSLIYEPAHVKENWLDPLMRWQPKVQELINHLEGMSASQSSPLKTKAKVTEPKEFNLTAPRPRTIPAPELVPVVAKPRPVPQSTYQPPKEQQQLETVKRHNRRKAEELLLRANIEELRCAMPRSCGEPVQGSKQQLRLQFPPRIRKTPKLTFYRPDNVPVKLNTTAILREGALYQRQVEQELQRVDKLVDGAGDFSEFLEWQKKMQAKDREEQLAASECRRLQGKLSHEEAVLARQSLMQENKQRVEQQKEQMAKLMLQHAETRLREDRSRKQLVEQVIEGQKNVKAAQTKLTKGRRQTVQEVIEESRGLLRRRAQAAQEEQRRRCELISQLRALETQPTRKGKLVDLTQTPGYGLEGEMSIVELRERLALLKENQRRKEEEKRDQIIQGKRTKSQELQNTVEQISLCRAAMGRSAALRWEEKKALAAAPEAPSQDERVQQLRRRISERAAERSRQAALLHVSAPRAAGPKPRVSPGWWEEPGRLKAGAGWGWRARRAGTGVEEGGMAGRSAPGRSQELLRGGRGRRWGASLPAPTRSPTCRRS from the exons GCTCTGAGTCCCCAGACGCAGAGCTTTGTTTTGGAGGTGCTGTCTGGGTGCCTCGAGTACCGGAAGCTGCTGACCATTGTGGTGGATGCCTTCTACGTGGAGGATGGCCGACTCTGCCTGCGGGTTGACCGCAGCCGCTTCATGG TGATCTGCTACCTAGCCACATTCCTGCTGGAGGAACTCGGCTTCCAGCTGTTCTGTAACATCATCAAGTCCCAACCTGTGGATAAGATGTGCAAG TTCCTTAGGTTCTTCTTCAACCCCCTGCACCTGTGCTCGTGGATCAAGGACGAGTGGAGCCTCATCTACGAGCCGGCCCACGTGAAGGAGAACTGGCTCGACCCCCTGATGAG ATGGCAGCCAAAGGTCCAGGAGCTGATCAACCACCTGGAGGGCATGTCTGCCAGTCAGTCCTCTCCTTTAAAGACCAaggccaaggtcacagagccCAAGGAATTCAACCTGACTGCCCCCAGGCCTCGCACCATTCCAGCGCCTGAGCTAGTCCCGGTCGTGGCCAAGCCAAGACCA GTCCCCCAGAGCACCTACCAGCCACCCaaggagcagcagcagctggagACGGTCAAGAGGCACAACCGCCGAAAGGCCGAG GAGCTGCTGCTGAGGGCAAACATTGAGGAACTGCGCTGCGCCATGCCCAGGTCCTGCGGGGAGCCAGTGCAG GGCTCCAAGCAGCAGCTGCGGCTTCAATTCCCACCCCGAATCCGAAAGACTCCGAAGCTGACCTTCTATAGG CCAGACAACGTCCCGGTCAAGCTGAACACCACAGCCATCCTGCGAGAAGGGGCCTTGTACCAGCGGCAGGTGGAGCAAGAGCTGCAGAG GGTTGATAAGCTCGTGGATGGGGCTGGGGACTTCTCTGAGTTCCTTGAGTGGCAAAAGAAGATGCAGGCGAAGGACCGGGAAGAGCAGCTGGCTGCAAGCGAGTGCCGGCGGTTGCAAGGGAAGCTTAGCCATGAGGAGGCCGTACTGGCCCGGCAGAGCCTCATGCAGGAGAACAAGCAGAGAGTGGAGCAGCAGAAGGAGCAG ATGGCCAAGCTGATGCTGCAGCATGCGGAGACACGGCTCCGGGAGGACAGGTCCAGGAAGCAGCTGGTGGAGCAGGTGATAGAGGGGCAGAAGAACGTCAAGGCCGCCCAGACGAAGCTCACGAAGGGCCGACGGCAGACAG TTCAGGAGGTGATTGAGGAGAGTCGGGGGCTGCTGCGGCGCAGGGCACAGGCGGCCCAGGAGGAGCAGCGGCGCCGTTGTGAACTCATCTCCCAGCTGCGCGCACTTGAGACGCAGCCCACGCGCAAGGGCAAGCTCGTGGACCTGACCCAG ACCCCTGGCTATGGCCTGGAAGGAGAGATGTCCATAGTGGAGCTGCGGGAGCGGCTGGCCCTGCTCAAAGAGAATCAGCGGcgcaaggaagaagaaaagcgGGATCAAATCATTCAGGGCAAGCGCACCAAGAGCCAGGAACTGCAGAACACGGTGGAGCAGATCTCGCTGTGCCGTGCAGCCATGGGGAGATCCGCAGCCTTGAG GTGGGAGGAGAAGAAGGCCCTTGCGGCGGCCCCGGAGGCCCCCTCGCAGGACGAGCGCGTGCAGCAGCTGCGGCGCAGGATCTCGGAGAGGGCGGCCGAGCGCAGCAGGCAGGCGGCCTTGCTGCACGTGTCGGCGCCGCGGGCCGCGGGCCCCAAGCCCCGCGTGAGTCCGGGTTGGTGGGAGGAGCCCGGGCGACTGAAAGCCGGGGCCGGGTGGGGATGGCGGGCGCGGCGCGCAGGGACCGGCGTCGAGGAGGGGGGGATGGCGGGGAGATCCGCTCCGGGCCGCAGCCAGGAGCTACTCAGAGGCGGGCGCGGGAGGCGGTGGGGGGCGTCCCTGCCCGCGCCGACGCGTTCTCCGACCTGCAGGCGCAGCTAG
- the CFAP99 gene encoding cilia- and flagella-associated protein 99 isoform X2 → MAYYGKCIETVIEKLDKFTPKRDNPEQFLEAVALSLQALSPQTQSFVLEVLSGCLEYRKLLTIVVDAFYVEDGRLCLRVDRSRFMVICYLATFLLEELGFQLFCNIIKSQPVDKMCKFLRFFFNPLHLCSWIKDEWSLIYEPAHVKENWLDPLMRWQPKVQELINHLEGMSASQSSPLKTKAKVTEPKEFNLTAPRPRTIPAPELVPVVAKPRPVPQSTYQPPKEQQQLETVKRHNRRKAEELLLRANIEELRCAMPRSCGEPVQGSKQQLRLQFPPRIRKTPKLTFYRPDNVPVKLNTTAILREGALYQRQVEQELQRVDKLVDGAGDFSEFLEWQKKMQAKDREEQLAASECRRLQGKLSHEEAVLARQSLMQENKQRVEQQKEQMAKLMLQHAETRLREDRSRKQLVEQVIEGQKNVKAAQTKLTKGRRQTVQEVIEESRGLLRRRAQAAQEEQRRRCELISQLRALETQPTRKGKLVDLTQTPGYGLEGEMSIVELRERLALLKENQRRKEEEKRDQIIQGKRTKSQELQNTVEQISLCRAAMGRSAALRWEEKKALAAAPEAPSQDERVQQLRRRISERAAERSRQAALLHVSAPRAAGPKPRAQLEAQHWLELERSRERRLQALQQGGSGPGPARRLEAA, encoded by the exons GCTCTGAGTCCCCAGACGCAGAGCTTTGTTTTGGAGGTGCTGTCTGGGTGCCTCGAGTACCGGAAGCTGCTGACCATTGTGGTGGATGCCTTCTACGTGGAGGATGGCCGACTCTGCCTGCGGGTTGACCGCAGCCGCTTCATGG TGATCTGCTACCTAGCCACATTCCTGCTGGAGGAACTCGGCTTCCAGCTGTTCTGTAACATCATCAAGTCCCAACCTGTGGATAAGATGTGCAAG TTCCTTAGGTTCTTCTTCAACCCCCTGCACCTGTGCTCGTGGATCAAGGACGAGTGGAGCCTCATCTACGAGCCGGCCCACGTGAAGGAGAACTGGCTCGACCCCCTGATGAG ATGGCAGCCAAAGGTCCAGGAGCTGATCAACCACCTGGAGGGCATGTCTGCCAGTCAGTCCTCTCCTTTAAAGACCAaggccaaggtcacagagccCAAGGAATTCAACCTGACTGCCCCCAGGCCTCGCACCATTCCAGCGCCTGAGCTAGTCCCGGTCGTGGCCAAGCCAAGACCA GTCCCCCAGAGCACCTACCAGCCACCCaaggagcagcagcagctggagACGGTCAAGAGGCACAACCGCCGAAAGGCCGAG GAGCTGCTGCTGAGGGCAAACATTGAGGAACTGCGCTGCGCCATGCCCAGGTCCTGCGGGGAGCCAGTGCAG GGCTCCAAGCAGCAGCTGCGGCTTCAATTCCCACCCCGAATCCGAAAGACTCCGAAGCTGACCTTCTATAGG CCAGACAACGTCCCGGTCAAGCTGAACACCACAGCCATCCTGCGAGAAGGGGCCTTGTACCAGCGGCAGGTGGAGCAAGAGCTGCAGAG GGTTGATAAGCTCGTGGATGGGGCTGGGGACTTCTCTGAGTTCCTTGAGTGGCAAAAGAAGATGCAGGCGAAGGACCGGGAAGAGCAGCTGGCTGCAAGCGAGTGCCGGCGGTTGCAAGGGAAGCTTAGCCATGAGGAGGCCGTACTGGCCCGGCAGAGCCTCATGCAGGAGAACAAGCAGAGAGTGGAGCAGCAGAAGGAGCAG ATGGCCAAGCTGATGCTGCAGCATGCGGAGACACGGCTCCGGGAGGACAGGTCCAGGAAGCAGCTGGTGGAGCAGGTGATAGAGGGGCAGAAGAACGTCAAGGCCGCCCAGACGAAGCTCACGAAGGGCCGACGGCAGACAG TTCAGGAGGTGATTGAGGAGAGTCGGGGGCTGCTGCGGCGCAGGGCACAGGCGGCCCAGGAGGAGCAGCGGCGCCGTTGTGAACTCATCTCCCAGCTGCGCGCACTTGAGACGCAGCCCACGCGCAAGGGCAAGCTCGTGGACCTGACCCAG ACCCCTGGCTATGGCCTGGAAGGAGAGATGTCCATAGTGGAGCTGCGGGAGCGGCTGGCCCTGCTCAAAGAGAATCAGCGGcgcaaggaagaagaaaagcgGGATCAAATCATTCAGGGCAAGCGCACCAAGAGCCAGGAACTGCAGAACACGGTGGAGCAGATCTCGCTGTGCCGTGCAGCCATGGGGAGATCCGCAGCCTTGAG GTGGGAGGAGAAGAAGGCCCTTGCGGCGGCCCCGGAGGCCCCCTCGCAGGACGAGCGCGTGCAGCAGCTGCGGCGCAGGATCTCGGAGAGGGCGGCCGAGCGCAGCAGGCAGGCGGCCTTGCTGCACGTGTCGGCGCCGCGGGCCGCGGGCCCCAAGCCCCGC GCGCAGCTAGAGGCGCAGCACTGGCTGGAGCTGGAGCGGAGCCGCGAGCGCAGGCTGCAGGCGCTGCAGCAGGGAGGCTCCGGACCGGGGCCCGCGCGCCGCCTGGAGGCCGCCTGA